In the genome of Falco naumanni isolate bFalNau1 chromosome 5, bFalNau1.pat, whole genome shotgun sequence, the window AGTTTGGTGTTTGTGAGTCctagaaaaaaaggcaaactggAGAAAGCTCAAGAAACACTGGAGATAAGGGGATGAAGGCTTCCAAGTCCAAAAAGCAAATTCCATCTGCGCAGTAAAGCTATAACTAAGGAagagagctgcagctgtgtgttTCTGCTCCTCAGCACTTGCGTGTTAGAATGTGTACCCTCTGATGTAACAGGCTCTGTTAATAACTTTTCAGTGCCcagctttaaaaggaaaggtGCAGAAGATCTTGATCTGGAAATGGGGTCAGCCCCCAGTTGGCCCCCCGCCACCACGTCCACCTGATGCAGACCCTAATGCTCCTCCCCCTAAGCCGCTGGAGGGTCGGCCTGAAAGGCAGTTCTTTGTCAAATGGCAGGGCATGTCCTACTGGCACTGCTCTTGGGTGTCGGAGTTGCAGGTGAGTGGAGGACTCAACAGTGTCATAAGGGTGGATAGTTGTGGGGGGAGATACTTCGGATAGCTGAGGGGAAAACACCTACTAACTGCTTCTGTCCTGActccagctggagctgcactGCCAGGTCATGTTTCGTAACTATCAACGCAAAAATGATATGGATGAGCCACCCTCAGGGGACTTcggaggggaagaggagaaaagccggaagagaaaaaacaaggatCCCAAATATGCTGAGATGGAGGAGCGCTTCTATAGATACGGGATCAAGCCTGAGTGGATGATGATCCACAGGATCCTTAATCATAGGTAGGGGGAGTAGCAAAGAGGATTTTCGACAAAGATCTGAAGTCCAGGGTTAAGGGAGAGTGGATGAACCAAGTGCGATATGACTGGGAGAAACAGTGGGAGCTCTGTTGTTGGGATGACAAACGACgttctgtttctgttgcttcGTTAAGGgatcttttccttccctcccgTTTGAGGGGATTGGGTGAACACTGTCATTTCACCATGCTTAAGACTTACTGGTTTCTTCAACAGTGTGGATAAGAAGGGAAACGTCCACTATTTGATTAAATGGAGAGACCTACCCTATGACCAGGCATCCTGGGAAAGCGAAGATGTGGATATCCAAGATTATGACCTCTACAAGCAAGCCTACTGGAATCACAGGTAAGAGGAGTGTCTAGAGGTTGTGCTCCTTTCCCTTGCCTCAAGAGAAAATACTGGAGTGTGTCAGCTCCTAGCACTGGCTGGATTAATATATGGAGATAGCCAAGCAGTATCTTGTTGCTGATTCCTTACTCCTTTGGGCAGGGACCTTGTGTGTCTCTGCCAGTTCATGAGGGTTCCAGCCCTGTTCTGTTGAGCCTGTTTGGGTTGGGTGATTGCCCTCCTACTCTTGGCAATAGTTTTTCTTTGATCTGTTACAAAAGCCACTAAACTTGCACATTCTTGGGACTGTCTCTGCAAAGGGAGCTGATGAGAGGTGAAGAGGGCAGGCCTGGTAAGAAGTTAAAGAAAGTGAAGATGCGGAAACTGGAAAGGCCCCCTGAGACTCCCACAGTAGATGTAAGTTACTGTTTATTGCTTAGGAGCCATCTGATACAGCTGCTTATTTTGGGGAGGGAGCAGGTGAATAGGAAGCTGAAGAGTGAAAAGCGTGTGATTTAGAGGTCCTTCCTGGCCCAAAGAGCCAGTGGGTTATGGAGCCTTCAGACAAAGGTCTGTCTTGTCTGTCAGGTCTGACACTGACTGGCTCTTGGTAAaagagttttattaaaaaaaaaccaaaccaaccaaacaaaaatgcacaaaacttTCTGGTGGATGCCTTTTGGCCATTTGGGAATTTTGTCTGGTGCTAGTCTGGTTGTCACGTGAAGTTTCACCTGCACTAGGGAATATATGGGTGACTAGGAAGAGGAGTCTGGTAGCTGTCTAGCTGTGGTAAATGATCttaactcttcctttttctgctgtagcCCACAGTGAAATATGACCGGCAACCGGAGTACCTCGATGTAACAGGGGGGACCTTGCACCCCTACCAACTGGAAGGACTGAACTGGCTGCGCTTCTCTTGGGCTCAGGGCACAGATACAATCTTGGCTGATGAAATGGGTCTGGGAAAGACTGTGCAGACAGCTGTGTTCCTGTATTCCTTATACAAAGAGGTGAGAGCTGGGAGATCACTACCCAGAGAGATTCTGCCTGTGTTAGTGGTTGCATTCGTCTGATGCTCTTACCAACTCTGTTTGTAGGGCCACTCAAAGGGTCCCTTCTTGGTGAGTGCCCCGCTGTCCACAATCATCAACTGGGAGCGAGAATTTGAGATGTGGGCCCCAGATATGTATGTAGTGACCTATGTGGGGGACAAAGACAGCCGGGCCATCATCCGTGAGAACGAGTTCACTTTTGAGGATAATGCCATACGTGGAGGCAAAAAAGCATCCAGAATGAAGGTACAGAACTCTGCTGTAATGCAAACCTGAACTGAAGGAACAGATGCACCAGACTGGCTTTTGGCAGTTGAGGTTCAGATACTCTGATGTCCCTAGGAACTGATTATACTTGCAGTTTCCAGGGGGAAATAACTGCAAATTGCTGAGTAGTGGGTGTTTAGGCTCCTGCTCTAGACTAGTAGGTGTTTAAACAGTCTGAACTAATTTAGCTCTGGAAAAAGAGTTAACTAAGGTAATGACTGTAGGCAAGTCCCTCTATCTCTTCTACTTAATCAGTGAAGTTGTGCATCATTTCTACAGATCTAAGTCAATGTCAGAATCGCTACTGTATGAGAAGGACAAACATACCAAAAAAGCATGAACTTTTTAATCTTCTGAGGAACTGGCTGACAGGAAGGAAGAGCCTGATCTAGGTGGCTAGTTCTTGTAGAACTTCAGTCTTCCCAGTGAAAGCAAGATGGGAGCTCAAAGCTTTTCCGGTGACAGATAAGAATCCTTTGCTTCCCTTGAAATTGAGCTGCCTTAAGTACTAGCAGTAATTTAAAGTTCCATGATAAACTGCTTATCTTTTTAAGTCTTAGCTGACTTTTTGATGAGCCACTCTGCTTCAAATCTCATTTTTCTAACGTGCCTCCATTTGCTGCTTGTTTGTTAAACTTCTCTGTTAGAATATTTGGCAACTGTTCAGAAGTAATGGGTACTGAGGGGGCTGAGGAGACTTAGATGTGTTAAGAGAGTAATGGGGGATTAAAAGACTGGAACGGTTTGGATAGCATTTTGAATCTTGTGACGGGAAACTTGGTATGAAAATTTTTTGATGTGCTGTTTGACCAGGGCTCGTCAGAATAACTTGATGTATCTTCTGCTTTTGTCCTGTGGCATTCCCCTATCCTGTTACCCTGTTcatccttttcctttgcagaaggaGGCGGCTGTGAAGTTCCACGTGCTTCTCACCTCCTATGAACTAATCACAATTGATATGGCCATACTAGGCTCTATCGACTGGGCCTGTCTCATTGTGGATGAAGCTCACAGACTGAAGAACAATCAGTCGAAGGTACAGAGAAGCATCGGTGGTTTCTAGGTGTGGCATGTGTTGCAGGGGGGAATGGACAGAGAGTGTTCAGATAGCAGCTCCTAAGCGCATGAGTTTGTCTGCCAACTCTTAGTCATTTGTTCAGTAGTAAATTTGATTTgttattgggggaaaaaaataaacagccttCACTTGGAGATTGATTATCACTGGCAACGACTTCACTTTTATACATGTCACTGATTAAAATGGCTTTCTCTCTGGGTGAATTGGCAATTGGTGtacactggaaaacagaaaaacctggTGGTGGTTGTTGCTCTCAAATAGAACCTGGCTTCTCTGAAAGCAGATCATATATCTGCACCACCTCTGTTCTGGAAAGGTTTACCGTACTGAGCGTAAAACAAGCTACACGAGCAAAAATTGCCCTGCTTCCAGAGTAGGCTTGCTCTGTATTCACCCAGCTCTGTAGCAGAACTCGCAGAAATGGGAGAGGTGGGCAGAGGTGTTCAAAAACACCTGGGTAGATGCTGAAAGCCACGTAGCTGCTTTTATATTGAGGCTGCACCTTAACTAAGCCTGTTTGAATTCAGTAGAGTTGACTGTACTTTCTTAATCCAGCTCCTCCTTAAGCCCTTATGCTGCCTTAATTCAGGTATTGATTTGTCTGTCTTCAGCTGGGTTCTAGTGGTTGGTACACTAAAAACAATTGTTACTGGAAATCCTGGTTTTATAGGTCCTTGGAGACTGCGCAAGACAAAATTgtctcttgatttcttttttttaaagctttttgtgTCTTTGTATGAGGCATCTTTCCATGACATTACGGCTGTGCTTGTAGTCCAGTTTGCAGATCTCTTCTTATTGTAGGCACTAAGACTGGATGCCGTTCTATGCTCGGTGTTGACATTATTGGAAGTAGTAATGAGTGCTTACTATTAATTGAAAAAGGATGTAAAGGCTGAAGGTTACACTATGACTAACAGTTACAATCAGTTATCCACCAAGACCATTAAATGTGCCTTTTTCTAGAGCAGCTTCCTGTCTTGTAAGGACAGGTTTCAGGTGTTTAGCTGGAAGAAGGGTCAGATGCTTCTTGACAGATTCTGGTTATCTACTAAAGTTTTGCAGATATAATTACTAACTTCCATATTTGATTTCAAACTGAGAATGTTTTTCTGCCTGTAACAAAGTAGAGATAAATCCCCATGCAGGCCACTAGAAGGATCCTTCTGGTGTGATAGCCAAGCCATAACTCATGGTGGGTTTCTCatatgttttgtgtttgttttttcttgtttgtcaTATAGTAAAAGCTACTTCCATTAAGTTTGACCTGGTGTCATGTTAAGtgtaaaataagcaaagaaatcGCTGAGCTCACAAATAAATTACTGCTTTATTGTCAGTTTGTGCTGGTGAACATGGTACGTTTGTGTCTTTCAATTCAGTACTTTTAACTGTTCACTCCCTCTGCCTGGAATTACTTCATTGTTGTGAAAACCAGCACAAATTATCTTAAAGGCACATTGGCAAACCCTAAGCTCTCTTTCTCCTCAGCTTGCTCACAGCTCTGGAAGATTGCCAGGATTGATATGAATAGGAAGAGTGACTTAGCTATTTCTAGAATTCTCAAGGCAGAGTAGTTGTAGGAATGTGGAACGCTAatttagcaagaaaaaatacatagtaTAGCAGACTGGAAATGATTGGTGGTCTTGAAAGAGCTTGTAACTTAGAAGAGCAGAGGAAACCTACAAGCCATCATCAGGTGCTGGTAGGATGTGCTGTAGTTGTGTTTTAGCTATGCAGAGCAATGATCCAAATGAGATCAGTCTAGTGACCCTGACTGGAATGTGAATACTTGGAGCTCTTGTCCAAACAGCTGATGTGATCTAAATTGAACCCTAGCTTGgtgtcagctttttttttcccctaggataagttaattttttttgtaggcCTATGACTTAATAAGCCTTTGACATGTTTgtgtgttgtttggtttttttctccaccacttcttccctgctttctaCTTCCCAGTTCTTCCGTGTGCTGAATGGTTACTCCCTCCAGCACAAGCTGCTGCTTACAGGAACTCCCCTGCAGAACAACCTGGAAGAACTGTTCCACCTGCTGAACTTCCTGACGCCAGAGAGATTCCAGTATGTCTTGCAGTACAAGTCAGCCTGTCTGTCTTGTCACTCCTACCCCCTTCAGTGttgtttttgctctttttcctttgtggctTTTGCTGAGTGTCTGTTTCTCTGCAGTAACTTGGAGGGCTTCCTAGAAGAGTTTGCAGATATTGCCAAGGAAGATCAGATCAAGAAGCTGCATGACATGCTGGGCCCACACATGCTGAGGCGTCTCAAAGCTGATGTTTTCAAGAATATGCCATCTAAGACTGAACTCATTGTCAGAGTGGAGTTGAGCCCCATGCAGAAGTGAGTGTGAGGTTGAAGAGAGCACCTGCTGTTGAACTGATGTTGCTCTGTCCTGCTGTTTCAAAGGGGATGCTGAAACAGCCTCATCCTCACTATAGGGCTTTCTGCACAGTGGGTTGGAGGAAGTTTTCCTGCTGCCACTGTAGCAGAGGGAGGACTAATTCCTGTGCTTTGGTGTAAGGGAGGAAGAGATGGTGAATGCCACTGGCAGCGCCTGGGTAGCTGGCAGGTAGTGCCAGGAGCTGTGCAGAGTTTGGCAAGAGAGTATGTTAGTCATTCTCGTGAGGGGTGTCtgagttgtttgtttggttttttcttttcaggaaatattataaatacattttgacaAGAAACTTTGAGGCACTGAATGCACGGGGTGGTGGTAACCAAGTCTCCTTGCTCAATGTTGTTATGGATCTGAAGAAATGCTGTAACCACCCCTACCTCTTCCCTGTAGCTGCTATGGTATGTCCAGTCACTTACTCTGTACAAACAAATTCCCTGCTGGCTGTTATCAGGGGGCTAGTTAGCTCCCTAGCAAAGCGTGGAGGGgttccctttctttctgcttctgtttttctttcgTCCTGTTTTTTATGTAAACCCAACATGCTGGAAGGCTGTTCCAGTACCTTTGTGTGACAGGTAGGAGCTATCTTGTGACTCATGCAAGATGGTGAAGACAGTAAGAGTAGGGACTGAGTCATGAGAAAGAAGAGGGAGTCTAGGAGTCAAATTGCAAGAGAAAAGAGGCACAGGGTAGCACTGATGTTTTCTGTAACTAGTGCTGCACAGTTGTGCCAAGCTAAATGACCAGATGTGAGTCAGCATCTGATCAATGCAGCTAGGGACTAAGACCAAGCTACATCACTTCAAGCTGTTTtctcatcccaccccacccctttcacaccttttcttttctcttttcaggaAGCTCCAAAAATGCCAAATGGCATGTATGACGGTAGTGCTCTTATTCGAGCCTCTGGAAAGCTGTTGCTGCTCCAGAAGATGTTGAAGAACCTCAAGGAAGGAGGTCACAGGGTACTCATATTCTCTCAGGTATATGGGAGGAAAACCTTGAGACTAGGCATTCTTTTTTGAGAAGAGCTTGTTGATCTGGTATCCCCTTGACCCTCACTCTTCTGTGGGGTGTTTTTCTGTTACGCAGATGACTAAAATGTTGGACCTTCTAGAAGATTTTTTGGAACATGAAGGGTACAAATATGAGCGGATTGATGGAGGAATCACAGGGAACATGCGTCAGGAGGCTATTGATCGCTTCAATGGTATGGAGTCTCctgctttctttgcaaaacGGAGAACTTGGCTTGTACGTGCTTAGCAGTTGACACGGAATTGTCGTGGCCCAAGTCTATTGTTGCTGTCCTGGAATCTTAAATTAGTAGTGATTCTCTGTCAGGTGATGTGGGTCTGACACAAAGCCTCGTTTGAGTAATGCACTCTCCCTTGATTACTTTTATTCTCTCCTTTTTACCTAAGCTCCTGGTGCTCAgcagttctgctttctgctttcgACTCGAGCTGGGGGTCTTGGCATTAACTTGGCCACAGCAGATACTGTGATTATCTATGATTCAGACTGGAACCCCCACAATGATATCCAGGTGAGTCTGAATGAGACCACTCACTATGGAGTAATCctgaggaagagaggaaatgaaACTATCATGAGGAGTGAAGGAATGTGAGACTTCCCCTCTAGAAATACGCAAAACTAGAGCAGTGAGGATGGGTAGAGATGGGAAGTGAAGTAGTGGAGGGTTCTTCCAGGGCCCAGCCTTTGCTAATGTTAAGAGCCAACATGAGGGTGTCTGGGAAACTTGTGGAGGTAGGTGGAGTGTATCAGACTACTACTTGTGTAACTCTAGACTGTTCAGAGCACATCTCTCTTTTAGGCCTTCAGTCGTGCACACAGAATTGGACAGAACAAGAAAGTGATGATATACCGCTTTGTGACAAGGGCCTCAGTGGAGGAGCGTATCACTCAGGTGGCCAAGAAGAAAATGATGCTAACTCATCTGGTAGTGAGACCAGGGTTGGGCTCCAAGACAGGCTCCATGTCCAAACAGGAACTTGATGACATTCTCAAATTTGGCACTGAAGAGCTCTTCAAGGATGAGGCTACTGAGGGGGGTGAGTGCCTGGGAGTAGAACTGAAGGAGGTGGGGAGGTCTGTCTCCATGTTTAGCAAGTGGCTGTAGGCACAGTGCTGACTATAGGTCTACGAAGAGGTCTAGGGTGGCTTTCCCTTCGCTAGTCCCTCGAGAtccacacagcagctgtgcctgtgctctTCCCTCAGGGGATAACAAAGAAGGTGAGGACAGCAGTGTCATCCACTACGATGACAAAGCAATTGAGCGTCTGTTGGATCGGAACCAGGATGAAACAGAAGATACAGAACTTCAGGGCATGAATGAGTATCTCAGCTCCTTCAAGGTGGCCCAGTATGTGGTTCGTGAAGAGGAGATGGGGGTGAGTATGAGGTAGATGTCAGCTAGCATCTTCTGCTGAACAAAGTAGGATCATTAAGTAAACTGAGCTCTGATGTTTTTAAGGGCAAGCAGGCATATATCTGCTCAGACAGGTTGGGATTTGGAGCGTAGGGCTCTGAAATTTGTGACCTGTCtgacaggaggaagaggaggttgAACGGGAGATCATTAAGCAGGAGGAATCGGTGGATCCTGATTACTGGGAGAAACTGCTGCGTCACCATtatgaacagcagcaggaggatcTGGCCAGGAATCTGGGGAAGGGCAAGCGCATTCGCAAGCAAGTTAACTACAACGATGGCTCGCAGGAGGATAGAGGTACAAATCCACAGGAACCTGAGGGAGAAATAGGTGTAAGTATGTGTTGCTGGGAAGTGACGGAGTAGCGTCTCAGGCTCAcgtgctgtttttctttcagactgGCAGGATGACCAGTCAGATAATCAGTCAGACTATTCAGTTGCTTCTGAAGAAGGAGACGAGGACTTTGATGAGAGGTCTGAAGGTAAGTTCTGGTGAAGCCAGAGTTCCTGGGTCACTTTCTCTGAGTGTGGGAACAGGTGGGGCTTGATTTGGGGATTTATACACTTTGTGGTGCTGTTCTGCAAGGGAAATATTCACACAACAATATGCTGTGCATTGTCTCTCCTCCTTAGCTGCATTTCTCTCTTCAGCAGCTCGTCGGCCTAGCCGCAAAGGCCTGAGAAATGATAAGGATAAGCCTCTGCCTCCCTTACTTGCCCGTGTGGGAGGGAACATTGAGGTAGGTAGTACCAGGGTAGGTGTTTGCATCCCAGCTGCTTCTGTATGGCTCTTGCCGTATCTGTCTTCTCCATTCTAGGTCTTGGGTTTCAATGCCCGCCAGCGGAAAGCCTTCCTCAATGCTATCATGCGCTATGGAATGCCACCTCAGGATGCCTTCACCACTCAGTGGCTTGTTCGGGACCTCCGTGGCAAGTCAGAGAAAGAGTTCAAGTGAGTCTGCGTTAGGCAGGGATGGAAGATGGGCAACATGTAGACTCTCTGGGGAAGAGTAAGAATGGGGCTTTTTCTGGCACTTCCTTAGAGACTACGTTTCCTTAATGTATTAGTTCAATTTTTTAGTGAGGGGCTGATGTATAAGCTGGGAGAGACCAGGGTGTTGTTCCTAGTTGTTCTTCCTTGGACTTGACCCATCGGtcataaaaagcaaatgctgttaGAGGAGTAGCATGGCCATGCAAGCAAGTTATGAATACTCTCCCAGAGTCCTTTTTGGGCTTATGGTTGTTTTGGGCTCAAGCCTGAGTCAGCTGTGTGTCCTTTATACACCTAGTAATTCTGTTGGGAAACTCCCTTGATGCAGCCTGGAACCCCAGGGCTTGTGTTCCTGTGGGTTAGGAGTCTTGGGGTGACTTCCCTTATGTTACTGGAAGGGCTCTGATAACATGTCTCCAGCTAAGCCAGTTTATAGTTTAATTGCTTGTCTGTTAACTGCTCCAGGGCTTATGTCTCGCTGTTCATGCGCCACTTATGTGAACCTGGAGCTGATGGTGCAGAGACCTTTGCAGATGGGGTCCCACGGGAAGGTCTTTCTCGACAGCATGTCCTTACTCGCATTGGGGTCATGTCACTTATACGCAAAAAGGTAGGTGCCTAGCAGAGCGATGTGGGTTTTGCTCTCTGTACAACTTGTAGTGCTGAGCTGAACCAGGGTCCTGAACTAGTGAGGTACCTCTCCTTTCACGCCTTTGTTGCATGTCAAGTGGTCTGTCTCTTCTGGTTTGAGGACAAGCGTTGTACGACCCCTGCAGTGTTAAAGTCTTTCTCGCCTCCTCGTGTAGGTGCAGGAATTTGAGCATGTGAATGGCCGCTGGAGTATGCCAGAGCTGGCAGAGATAGAAGAGAACAAGAAACTTTCACAGCCAAGCTCGCCGTCTCCGAAAACTCCAACTCCTTCAACACCAGGGGACACGCAGCCCAATACGCCTGCCCCTGTCCCTCCAGCTGGTGAGAGCTCCCCTCTTGTACAGTTCTGCGTCCTGACCTCATCCTGGCTGTTCCCCTCACCGGATCTGTGGTGGTGGGGTCTGGGGGAGGACGCAGATCAACTTACTCTCGTGTTAGGAGGGCTGCCAAAGACATGTGCAAGCCCTTAAAGGCAAGAGAGGACACTAGCTTTCCTCGGATGAGCTGACGTCGTTGAGAAGCACCTAGCATTTGTAgtgggcagggaaagggaggtCATCTTGAGAGAGTGATGTTGGTCATACTTTGATGGCCTTAAtctctgggagcagaggagaggtgTGCTTGGCAACAGTGTGGGAAGACCTTACTGAtagcttctcttctttttgcctcctgtgctgctctgggatgGGGAATACACAGAAGAAGGAGTAAAGGTAGAAGAAGGTGCCAGTGCTAAGGAGCAAGGAGAGTCATCTGAACCGGAGAAAGAGCTTGGTGCCTCTGCTACTGAAACAGAGGTCCCGATGGAGGTGAGTGTTGGGATGCTTGTTTGCCTCACGCAAATGTCTCTGTTTCTGCCCCCTCTTCGTGTTGTTCAGCAGCTGAGGCAGAGGTGAGTTCTTGGAATGATAGTTAAAGAGAACTCTCTGGTTCTCAGAATTGGCCTGAcagttttgtgcatttttgctttccaaactGTTGTGACTATCATCTTTTTCCAGGCACTGCTTT includes:
- the CHD4 gene encoding chromodomain-helicase-DNA-binding protein 4 isoform X8, with protein sequence MASAIGSPSPCSGGSDDDEMEILLNNAIPQHPEPEEEPEEELLSEAETPKIKKKKKPKKLKEPKVPKLSKRQKKELGDSSGEGNEFVEEEEEVLRSDSEGSDYTPGKKKKKKLGPKKEKKNKAKRKEEEEEEEEDDDSKEPKSSAQLLEDWGMEDIDHVFTEEDYRTLTNYKAFSQFVRPLIAAKNPKIAVSKMMMVLGAKWREFSTNNPFKGSSGASVAAAAAAAVAVVESMVTNVDAVLPQPPVDVPLRKAKTKEGKGPNARRKPKASPRIPDIKKPKTKKVAPLKIKLGGFGSKRKRSSSEDDDLDVESDFDDASINSYSVSDGSTSRSSRSRKKLKAGKKKKKGEEDSTVAVDGYETDHQDYCEVCQQGGEIILCDTCPRAYHMVCLDPDMEKAPEGKWSCPHCEKEGIQWEAKEDNSEGEEILEDVVGDAEEEDDHHMEFCRVCKDGGELLCCDACPSSYHIHCLNPPLPEIPNGEWLCPRCTCPALKGKVQKILIWKWGQPPVGPPPPRPPDADPNAPPPKPLEGRPERQFFVKWQGMSYWHCSWVSELQLELHCQVMFRNYQRKNDMDEPPSGDFGGEEEKSRKRKNKDPKYAEMEERFYRYGIKPEWMMIHRILNHSVDKKGNVHYLIKWRDLPYDQASWESEDVDIQDYDLYKQAYWNHRELMRGEEGRPGKKLKKVKMRKLERPPETPTVDPTVKYDRQPEYLDVTGGTLHPYQLEGLNWLRFSWAQGTDTILADEMGLGKTVQTAVFLYSLYKEGHSKGPFLVSAPLSTIINWEREFEMWAPDMYVVTYVGDKDSRAIIRENEFTFEDNAIRGGKKASRMKKEAAVKFHVLLTSYELITIDMAILGSIDWACLIVDEAHRLKNNQSKFFRVLNGYSLQHKLLLTGTPLQNNLEELFHLLNFLTPERFHNLEGFLEEFADIAKEDQIKKLHDMLGPHMLRRLKADVFKNMPSKTELIVRVELSPMQKKYYKYILTRNFEALNARGGGNQVSLLNVVMDLKKCCNHPYLFPVAAMEAPKMPNGMYDGSALIRASGKLLLLQKMLKNLKEGGHRVLIFSQMTKMLDLLEDFLEHEGYKYERIDGGITGNMRQEAIDRFNAPGAQQFCFLLSTRAGGLGINLATADTVIIYDSDWNPHNDIQAFSRAHRIGQNKKVMIYRFVTRASVEERITQVAKKKMMLTHLVVRPGLGSKTGSMSKQELDDILKFGTEELFKDEATEGGDNKEGEDSSVIHYDDKAIERLLDRNQDETEDTELQGMNEYLSSFKVAQYVVREEEMGEEEEVEREIIKQEESVDPDYWEKLLRHHYEQQQEDLARNLGKGKRIRKQVNYNDGSQEDRDWQDDQSDNQSDYSVASEEGDEDFDERSEAARRPSRKGLRNDKDKPLPPLLARVGGNIEVLGFNARQRKAFLNAIMRYGMPPQDAFTTQWLVRDLRGKSEKEFKAYVSLFMRHLCEPGADGAETFADGVPREGLSRQHVLTRIGVMSLIRKKVQEFEHVNGRWSMPELAEIEENKKLSQPSSPSPKTPTPSTPGDTQPNTPAPVPPAEEGVKVEEGASAKEQGESSEPEKELGASATETEVPMECTQPVETPPQEAKSPVNPAEADEKKVEEPEVKERPDEPMEVESKADVEKVEDRAPIENAPEPPIITLDEKDEKKDDDKRDVVMLQNGEMLKESVDERHKKAVKQRFMFNIADGGFTELHSLWQNEERAATVTKKTYEIWHRRHDYWLLAGIINHGYARWQDIQNDPRYAILNEPFKGEMNRGNFLEIKNKFLARRFKLLEQALVIEEQLRRAAYLNMSEDPSHPSMALNTRFAEVECLAESHQHLSKESMAGNKPANAVLHKVLKQLEELLSDMKADVTRLPATIARIPPVAVRLQMSERNILSRLANRSSEPPPPPPPQQVAQQQ
- the CHD4 gene encoding chromodomain-helicase-DNA-binding protein 4 isoform X9, which gives rise to MASAIGSPSPCSGGSDDDEMEILLNNAIPQHPEPEEEPEEELLSEAETPKIKKKKKPKKLKEPKVPKLSKRQKKELGDSSGEGNEFVEEEEEVLRSDSEGSDYTPGKKKKKKLGPKKEKKNKAKRKEEEEEEEEDDDSKEPKSSAQLLEDWGMEDIDHVFTEEDYRTLTNYKAFSQFVRPLIAAKNPKIAVSKMMMVLGAKWREFSTNNPFKGSSGASVAAAAAAAVAVVESMVTNVDAVLPQPPVDVPLRKAKTKEGKGPNARRKPKASPRIPDIKKPKTKKVAPLKIKLGGFGSKRKRSSSEDDDLDVESDFDDASINSYSVSDGSTSRSSRSRKKLKAGKKKKKGEEDSTVAVDGYETDHQDYCEVCQQGGEIILCDTCPRAYHMVCLDPDMEKAPEGKWSCPHCEKEGIQWEAKEDNSEGEEILEDVVGDAEEEDDHHMEFCRVCKDGGELLCCDACPSSYHIHCLNPPLPEIPNGEWLCPRCTCPALKGKVQKILIWKWGQPPVGPPPPRPPDADPNAPPPKPLEGRPERQFFVKWQGMSYWHCSWVSELQLELHCQVMFRNYQRKNDMDEPPSGDFGGEEEKSRKRKNKDPKYAEMEERFYRYGIKPEWMMIHRILNHSVDKKGNVHYLIKWRDLPYDQASWESEDVDIQDYDLYKQAYWNHRELMRGEEGRPGKKLKKVKMRKLERPPETPTVDPTVKYDRQPEYLDVTGGTLHPYQLEGLNWLRFSWAQGTDTILADEMGLGKTVQTAVFLYSLYKEGHSKGPFLVSAPLSTIINWEREFEMWAPDMYVVTYVGDKDSRAIIRENEFTFEDNAIRGGKKASRMKKEAAVKFHVLLTSYELITIDMAILGSIDWACLIVDEAHRLKNNQSKFFRVLNGYSLQHKLLLTGTPLQNNLEELFHLLNFLTPERFHNLEGFLEEFADIAKEDQIKKLHDMLGPHMLRRLKADVFKNMPSKTELIVRVELSPMQKKYYKYILTRNFEALNARGGGNQVSLLNVVMDLKKCCNHPYLFPVAAMEAPKMPNGMYDGSALIRASGKLLLLQKMLKNLKEGGHRVLIFSQMTKMLDLLEDFLEHEGYKYERIDGGITGNMRQEAIDRFNAPGAQQFCFLLSTRAGGLGINLATADTVIIYDSDWNPHNDIQAFSRAHRIGQNKKVMIYRFVTRASVEERITQVAKKKMMLTHLVVRPGLGSKTGSMSKQELDDILKFGTEELFKDEATEGGDNKEGEDSSVIHYDDKAIERLLDRNQDETEDTELQGMNEYLSSFKVAQYVVREEEMGEEEEVEREIIKQEESVDPDYWEKLLRHHYEQQQEDLARNLGKGKRIRKQVNYNDGSQEDRDWQDDQSDNQSDYSVASEEGDEDFDERSEARRPSRKGLRNDKDKPLPPLLARVGGNIEVLGFNARQRKAFLNAIMRYGMPPQDAFTTQWLVRDLRGKSEKEFKAYVSLFMRHLCEPGADGAETFADGVPREGLSRQHVLTRIGVMSLIRKKVQEFEHVNGRWSMPELAEIEENKKLSQPSSPSPKTPTPSTPGDTQPNTPAPVPPAEEGVKVEEGASAKEQGESSEPEKELGASATETEVPMEQCTQPVETPPQEAKSPVNPAEADEKKVEEPEVKERPDEPMEVESKADVEKVEDRAPIENAPEPPIITLDEKDEKKDDDKRDVVMLQNGEMLKESVDERHKKAVKQRFMFNIADGGFTELHSLWQNEERAATVTKKTYEIWHRRHDYWLLAGIINHGYARWQDIQNDPRYAILNEPFKGEMNRGNFLEIKNKFLARRFKLLEQALVIEEQLRRAAYLNMSEDPSHPSMALNTRFAEVECLAESHQHLSKESMAGNKPANAVLHKVLKQLEELLSDMKADVTRLPATIARIPPVAVRLQMSERNILSRLANRSSEPPPPPPPQQVAQQQ